The following proteins are encoded in a genomic region of Pyxicephalus adspersus chromosome 9, UCB_Pads_2.0, whole genome shotgun sequence:
- the LOC140338475 gene encoding NAD(P)H dehydrogenase [quinone] 1-like, whose amino-acid sequence MAGKTALIVLAHQERTSFNFAMKEAAACALKRKGWKVLESDLYAMNFNAVLSRDDITGTFISLYYLFIMLYAITGVVKVEKKANGMRISCFFMYYLQNKKALLSFTTGAPPSMTSNSGLNGDINVILWPMQNGILNFCGFQVLEPQISYAVAHIPQEARVGILKNWEKRLEAIWDEKPIKFLPIQDFEGPTGGFVLKKEVEETLSESKYAPTVGQNLGKPLPPDSQVKSEGTRL is encoded by the exons ATGGCTG GCAAAACGGCACTGATTGTTCTGGCTCACCAGGAGCGGACCTCATTTAATTTTGCCATGAAGGAGGCAGCAGCATGTGCTCTGAAGAGGAAAGGATGGAAAGTGTTGGAGTCTGACCTCTATGCCATGAATTTTAATGCTGTTTTGTCCCGTGATGATATTACAGGTACTTTTAtatcattgtattatttatttattatgttatatgcTATTACAG GTgtagtaaaagtagaaaaaaaggctAATGGAATGAGG ATTTCAtgttttttcatgtattatttaCAGAATAAGAAAGCTCTTCTTTCCTTCACCACCGGAGCACCACCATCAATGACCTCAAATTCAGGGCTGAATGGAGACATAAATGTCATTCTATGGCCAATGCAG AATGGCATTCTGAATTTCTGTGGCTTTCAAGTCTTGGAGCCCCAAATCTCCTATGCCGTGGCTCACATCCCCCAGGAAGCCCGTGTTGGAATACTGAAGAATTGGGAGAAACGCCTAGAGGCTATCTGGGATGAAAAACCCATCAAATTCCTCCCAATTCAAGActttgaaggccctactggtggATTTGTGCTGAAGAAAGAAGTGGAAGAGACCCTGTCTGAGTCCAAGTATGCTCCAACGGTGGGGCAGAACCTGGGGAAGCCTCTACCACCTGACAGCCAGGTGAAATCAGAAGGCACCAGGCTGTGA